A region from the Lolium perenne isolate Kyuss_39 chromosome 4, Kyuss_2.0, whole genome shotgun sequence genome encodes:
- the LOC127293446 gene encoding glycine-rich RNA-binding protein RZ1C isoform X1, giving the protein MAGKEDGRIFVGGLSFHTDERKLSDAFRRFGKVVDAQIMLERHTNRHRGFGFVTFSDPRAVEEAINDMHNKELDGRTISVNRAEPKMNTDDTRYTSGGGGGERGDYRAPKGDGPLPGNCFECGRSGHWARDCPNPGSGRSGRFPSKFSGGGGGGRGDRFSGADRFGDRYGDDRYDSGRYGYRDAVDSRDRYDGGRDRYASDRYPAGGDRFGADRYVAAPDRYQPSAGYGRERERSYERDPVRGSGAYDRSGPRGGASYDRDGPRGGISGGYDRDGPRGGGADYGSGGPARYDGGSYRERPGPYDRPSRGGGGRYEDRF; this is encoded by the exons ATGGCGGGCAAGGAGGACGGCCGGATCTTCGTGGGCGGTCTCTCGTTCCACACCGACGAGCGCAAGCTCTCCGACGCCTTCCGCCGCTTCGGCAAGGTCGTCGATGCACAG ATCATGCTGGAGAGACACACAAACCGCCACCGTGGCTTTGGCTTCGTGACGTTTTCAGATCCACGGGCAGTTGAGGAAGCTATCAATGATATGCACAACAAAGAGTTGGATGGCCGTACCATTTCAGTGAACAGAGCTGAGCCCAAGATGAATACAGATGACACACGGTACaccagtggtggtggtggcggtgaacGTGGGGATTATCGTGCCCCCAAGGGTGATGGTCCACTCCCTGGCAACTGCTTTGAGTGTGGCCGTTCTGGCCATTGGGCCCGTGACTGCCCCAATCCTGGTAGTGGTCGATCTGGGCGTTTCCCTTCCAAGTtcagcggtggtggtggcggcggcaggGGAGACCGCTTTTCTGGAGCAGACAGGTTTGGTGATCGTTATGGGGATGACCGCTATGATAGTGGCCGTTATGGATATCGTGATGCTGTTGACAGCAGAGACAGGTATGACGGGGGCCGTGACCGTTATGCCAGTGACCGGTACCCCGCTGGAGGTGATCGCTTTGGTGCAGACAGGTATGTTGCTGCTCCAGATCGCTATCAGCCAAGTGCAGGATACGGCAGGGAGCGGGAGAGAAGCTATGAGAGAGACCCGGTGCGTGGCAGCGGCGCCTATGACAGGAGTGGCCCAAGGGGTGGTGCAAGCTATGACAGGGATGGCCCTAGGGGAGGCATCAGCGGTGGCTATGACAGGGATGGTCCGCGTGGTGGTGGTGCTGACTATGGCAGTGGAGGACCTGCTCGCTACGACGGAGGAAGCTACAGGGAGAGGCCTGGGCCGTACGATCGCCCCAGcaggggaggaggaggacgctACGAGGATCGCTTCTAG
- the LOC127293446 gene encoding glycine-rich RNA-binding protein RZ1C isoform X2 — MLERHTNRHRGFGFVTFSDPRAVEEAINDMHNKELDGRTISVNRAEPKMNTDDTRYTSGGGGGERGDYRAPKGDGPLPGNCFECGRSGHWARDCPNPGSGRSGRFPSKFSGGGGGGRGDRFSGADRFGDRYGDDRYDSGRYGYRDAVDSRDRYDGGRDRYASDRYPAGGDRFGADRYVAAPDRYQPSAGYGRERERSYERDPVRGSGAYDRSGPRGGASYDRDGPRGGISGGYDRDGPRGGGADYGSGGPARYDGGSYRERPGPYDRPSRGGGGRYEDRF, encoded by the coding sequence ATGCTGGAGAGACACACAAACCGCCACCGTGGCTTTGGCTTCGTGACGTTTTCAGATCCACGGGCAGTTGAGGAAGCTATCAATGATATGCACAACAAAGAGTTGGATGGCCGTACCATTTCAGTGAACAGAGCTGAGCCCAAGATGAATACAGATGACACACGGTACaccagtggtggtggtggcggtgaacGTGGGGATTATCGTGCCCCCAAGGGTGATGGTCCACTCCCTGGCAACTGCTTTGAGTGTGGCCGTTCTGGCCATTGGGCCCGTGACTGCCCCAATCCTGGTAGTGGTCGATCTGGGCGTTTCCCTTCCAAGTtcagcggtggtggtggcggcggcaggGGAGACCGCTTTTCTGGAGCAGACAGGTTTGGTGATCGTTATGGGGATGACCGCTATGATAGTGGCCGTTATGGATATCGTGATGCTGTTGACAGCAGAGACAGGTATGACGGGGGCCGTGACCGTTATGCCAGTGACCGGTACCCCGCTGGAGGTGATCGCTTTGGTGCAGACAGGTATGTTGCTGCTCCAGATCGCTATCAGCCAAGTGCAGGATACGGCAGGGAGCGGGAGAGAAGCTATGAGAGAGACCCGGTGCGTGGCAGCGGCGCCTATGACAGGAGTGGCCCAAGGGGTGGTGCAAGCTATGACAGGGATGGCCCTAGGGGAGGCATCAGCGGTGGCTATGACAGGGATGGTCCGCGTGGTGGTGGTGCTGACTATGGCAGTGGAGGACCTGCTCGCTACGACGGAGGAAGCTACAGGGAGAGGCCTGGGCCGTACGATCGCCCCAGcaggggaggaggaggacgctACGAGGATCGCTTCTAG